In a genomic window of Primulina huaijiensis isolate GDHJ02 chromosome 10, ASM1229523v2, whole genome shotgun sequence:
- the LOC140986836 gene encoding 7-dehydrocholesterol reductase has protein sequence MGSESNMVHSPMVTYASMLSLLSLCPPFVILLWYTMVHADGSVVQTWNNLREQGLQGFVNIWPKPTATAWKIIACYAAFEAALQLFLPGKLVEGPISPAGNRPVYKANGVLAYAVTLVTYIGLWWFKIFEPSLVYDHLGEIFSALIFGSFVFCIFLYVKGQIAPSSSDSGSSGNIVIDFYWGMELYPRIGKNFDIKVFTNCRFGMMSWAVLAVTYCIKQYETYGRLADSMLVNTILMLVYVTKFFWWEAGYWNTMDIAHDRAGFYICWGCLVWVPSVYTSPGMYLVNHPVDLGFQFALCILVAGILCIYINYDCDRQRQEFRRTNGKCLVWGKAPSKIVASYTTTAGETKTSLLLTSGWWGLARHFHYVPEILGAFFWTLPALFGHFLPYFYVVFLTILLVDRAKRDDDRCRSKYGKYWKLYCEKVPYKIVPGIY, from the exons ATGGGGTCGGAGTCGAATATGGTGCACTCACCGATGGTGACATACGCTTCCATGTTATCACTTCTTTCTCTCTGCCCTCCTTTTGTCATTCTACT ATGGTATACCATGGTACATGCCGATGGGTCTGTGGTGCAAACATGGAATAACCTCAGGGAGCAAGGCCTGCAGGGATTCGTTAATATCTGGCCAAAACCCACTGCAACTGCATGGAAGATCATTGCTTGCTATGCAGCATTTGAGGCTGCTCTTCAGCTTTTCTTACCTGGGAAATTGGTTGAGGGCCCTATCTCGCCCGCTGGAAATAGACCTGTGTACAAG GCTAATGGCGTTTTAGCTTATGCTGTAACTTTAGTTACTTACATTGGCCTCTGGTG gtttaaaatttttgaacccTCATTAGTGTATGATCATTTGGGCGAGATTTTTTCAGCACTCATTTTCGGAAGCTTTGTCTTCTGTATTTTCTTATACGTCAAA GGTCAAATTGCACCATCTTCAAGTGATTCTGGGTCATCAGGAAATATTGTTATCGATTTCTATTGG GGAATGGAGCTGTATCCTCGCATTGGAAAGAACTTCGATATTAAAGTTTTTACAAACTGTAGATTTGGGATGATGTCCTGGGCTGTTCTTGCTGTGACCTACTGCATAAAGCAG TACGAAACATATGGGAGGCTGGCTGATTCCATGCTGGTAAATACCATATTAATGTTGGTGTATGTTACAAAATTCTTTTGGTGGGAAGCTGGATATTGGAACACAATGGATATTGCTCATGACAGAG CTGGCTTTTACATATGTTGGGGATGCTTGGTCTGGGTCCCATCTGTGTATACATCTCCTGGCATGTATCTTGTCAACCATCCTGTAGATCTGGGATTTCAG TTTGCTCTGTGTATCCTTGTAGCAGGCATTCTttgcatatatataaattatgattGTGACAGGCAAAGGCAAGAATTCCGTAGGACAAACGGAAAATGCTTGGTTTGGGGAAAAGCGCCGTCCAAG ATTGTGGCCTCTTATACAACTACTGCTGGTGAGACAAAGACCAGCCTTTTACTGACATCAGGATG GTGGGGTTTGGCTCGTCACTTCCATTATGTGCCGGAAATCTTGGGGGCCTTCTTCTGGACTTTACCAGCTCTGTTTGGGCAC TTTCTTCCTTACTTTTACGTGGTGTTCCTCACCATTCTTCTTGTTGATCGAGCGAAAAGGGATGATGATCGATGCAGATCAAA GTATGGCAAGTATTGGAAGTTATACTGTGAGAAGGTTCCCTACAAGATTGTGCCTGGAATCTACTGA